The genomic segment GACGGCCCCCACCCGCATCGAGACGCTGCTGGGGCAGGTCACGTTGCTGGACTACTTCGCGAGCACGGGCGGCCCCACCCTGACCCTGCCGCCCGGCGAGACGGTGCCGGTGTACGCCAGCCCCACCCTGACTCCCGGCACCGGCGTGAACGTGATGCAGGACCTCGTGGCGTCGGGGCGGGTCGAGCTGACCTTCCTGATGCTGGAAGAGGGCCTGCCCGCCACCGCGCAGGTGGCCCAGCAACTGCCCTATCTGCCCCACGACGGCAAGCACCAGCGCGGCACCTTCGAGAACGCCGTGCGCGGCCTGCGCGTGAACCTCACCAGTCTGCCCGCCCGGCTGGTGATCGGGGACGGTCAGGTTGACCCGGCGATCACCGGGGTGGACAAGCTCACCGGGCAGCCCCAGCGCCTCGCGGGGAACTACGGGGTGCGCTACCACCTGGAGGTCTACGGGGCGGGCGGCGCGGCGGTCGCTTTCAGCCCGCGCGGGGGCCTCTACCGGGGCGCGATGCACGTGCAGGACGGTCCCCTGGCCCAGACCATCAAGCTGCCGCGCACGGGCAACGCCATCGAACCCGACCAGCCCGTGCTGCTGTGGCGCTCCCAGAGTGACCGCCTCGACCTCGACCTCGTGCCCGCGAGCGGCAGCAACCTGCCGGTCAGCCTGATCTTCTACAAGACGAGCGGGCTGGGGACGGGAGGCTACGGGGGCCTGTTCAAGCCGTATCAGCCGTAGGCGTAGGGGAGGAGAGAGGGGGCAGAAGAGGCGGCGGTCAGGGTTGCCCTTCTGCCCCCTGCCGTTGCCTGCTACAGCGTCCGGGTCGCCACCACCCACCACTCCGGATGCCGCGCCCGCAGGGCCGCCGCCGCCGCGTGCGCCGCGTCGTCGTCCGGGGCGAGGGCGAAGCAGGTCGCGCCACTGCCGCTCATCAGGGGCGAGCGCAGGCCCGCCGAGGCCAGGGCCGCGAGCGCTTCCCGGATGGGCGCGTGACGGGCGGCCACGGGGCCTTGCAGGGCGTTGAAGTACGGAATCGGGCCGCTCCCCGCCAACCCGGTCAGGATGCCTTCCACGTCAAGGGCGCGGGTGAACTCGTCCTCCTCGTCCAGCCAGGCGTAGGCGTCGCGGGCGCTGACCTCCACGCCGGGGTTGACGAGGACCAGCGGCACGTGCGGAACGGGAAGCGGCGTGAGGACCTCGCCCACCCCCTCGGCGAGCGCGGCCTGCCCCAGCAGGAAGAAGGGCACGTCCGCCCCCAGCGAGAGGGCCAGCTCCGGCAGCCGCACCCCCGCTGGGTAGAGCCGCGCGAGCGCCATCAGGGTGGTCGCCGCGTCGCTGCTGCCCCCGCCCAGCCCGGAGGCCAGCGGCAGCGTCTTGCGCAGGGTGATCGCCGCGCCGCCCGGCATTCCGGCGGCGTCCAGATAGGCCCGCGCCGCCCGGTAGACGAGGTTGCGCTCGTCCGCGGGCAGCCCGGTGGCCCCTTCCACCCGCAGGGTCAGCCCCGGCGCGGGCGCGATCTCCAGCTCGTCGCCCACCCCCAGCGGCACCATGACCGTGTGCAGCTCGTGGTACCCCCCCTGCCGCAGCCCGCGCACGCTGAGGCCGAGGTTGACTTTGGCGGGGGCGAGGTAGGTGGATGGGGCAGCAGGGGAGGGGGCGGTCATCGCGCCCCAGCATCCCACAAGGGAAACGCCCCGGTTATTTGAGGTAGCCCGTGCTCTTGAGAAAAGGCACGACGCAGGGAAGCTGGCGCATGGCCGAGTTCAATCCACGA from the Deinococcus sp. NW-56 genome contains:
- a CDS encoding 4-(cytidine 5'-diphospho)-2-C-methyl-D-erythritol kinase, whose amino-acid sequence is MTAPSPAAPSTYLAPAKVNLGLSVRGLRQGGYHELHTVMVPLGVGDELEIAPAPGLTLRVEGATGLPADERNLVYRAARAYLDAAGMPGGAAITLRKTLPLASGLGGGSSDAATTLMALARLYPAGVRLPELALSLGADVPFFLLGQAALAEGVGEVLTPLPVPHVPLVLVNPGVEVSARDAYAWLDEEDEFTRALDVEGILTGLAGSGPIPYFNALQGPVAARHAPIREALAALASAGLRSPLMSGSGATCFALAPDDDAAHAAAAALRARHPEWWVVATRTL